In Brevibacillus brevis, a genomic segment contains:
- a CDS encoding amidohydrolase, whose protein sequence is MKSLLIKNSSILTMTGRDKPFLGDLLIEDGRIAAIAPAIEKQADTVIDGKGMAAMPGLVNAHNHASMSLLRSFSDDLRLMDWLEKKMLPAEARMTKEDIYWGTMLGAAEMIASGTTAFADMYVHMDAVAQAVVDSGMRASLTRGLVFLEDDGGRRLTEALDLVENWTGAAEGRITTMLGPHAPYTCPPEPLAEIIALARSRGIPLHIHLAETLEEMEKIRARYHRTPTEYLHELGLFQDNHVLLAHAVHLTSEDVKRLAGMRGGVSHNPVSNLKLACGIAPVREMLAHGITVGLGTDGPGSATTLDMFAEIKAATWLQKLASTDPTVLPAEQVLRMATIESAKLLGIDGEVGTLEVGKQADLILIDLDKPHLQPVHDLHSLIAYSATGADVDTTIVGGRVLMHKRRLTTMSWEDVQREAAQRASRLVEGL, encoded by the coding sequence ATGAAAAGCTTGCTGATCAAAAACAGCTCGATTCTGACGATGACAGGCAGAGACAAACCGTTCCTCGGAGACCTGCTGATCGAGGACGGGAGGATCGCCGCCATCGCACCCGCCATCGAGAAACAGGCTGACACCGTGATCGACGGCAAAGGCATGGCAGCCATGCCCGGACTCGTCAACGCGCACAACCATGCGAGCATGTCCTTGCTGCGGTCGTTCTCCGACGATCTTCGACTGATGGACTGGCTCGAGAAAAAGATGCTGCCCGCAGAAGCCCGCATGACCAAAGAAGACATCTACTGGGGAACCATGCTCGGGGCCGCGGAGATGATCGCATCCGGGACCACGGCCTTCGCGGATATGTACGTCCATATGGATGCCGTCGCGCAAGCCGTGGTGGACAGCGGGATGCGCGCCTCTCTGACGCGGGGGCTCGTCTTTTTGGAGGACGATGGCGGACGGCGCCTGACGGAGGCGCTGGATCTGGTCGAGAACTGGACCGGAGCGGCAGAAGGACGCATCACCACGATGCTTGGGCCGCACGCTCCCTATACGTGCCCACCCGAGCCGCTGGCGGAGATCATCGCTCTCGCCCGCAGCCGGGGCATTCCGCTGCACATCCATCTCGCAGAGACGCTAGAGGAAATGGAAAAAATCCGCGCCCGCTATCATCGGACTCCTACCGAATACTTGCACGAGCTCGGCCTCTTTCAAGACAATCACGTCCTGCTCGCCCATGCTGTCCACTTGACGAGCGAGGATGTGAAGCGATTGGCAGGCATGCGCGGAGGCGTCTCCCACAACCCGGTCAGCAATCTCAAGCTCGCGTGCGGCATCGCCCCTGTCCGGGAGATGCTGGCTCACGGCATCACGGTCGGCCTGGGCACGGACGGGCCGGGCAGTGCCACGACGCTCGACATGTTCGCAGAAATCAAGGCAGCGACCTGGCTGCAAAAGCTGGCGTCGACTGACCCGACCGTGCTTCCTGCCGAGCAGGTGCTGCGCATGGCGACAATCGAGAGCGCCAAACTGCTCGGCATCGACGGGGAAGTCGGCACTCTCGAGGTGGGAAAACAGGCCGATCTCATCCTGATCGACCTGGACAAACCGCATCTGCAGCCCGTCCACGACCTGCATTCGCTGATCGCTTACAGCGCCACGGGAGCGGATGTAGATACGACCATCGTAGGCGGCCGCGTCCTCATGCACAAACGCCGATTGACGACCATGTCCTGGGAAGATGTGCAGCGCGAAGCCGCACAGCGCGCCTCCAGGCTGGTAGAGGGCCTGTAG
- a CDS encoding metal-dependent hydrolase yields MLEIKFHGHSSVQLTADGHSIMIDPFISGNPQAATKLADIKVQYILLTHGHQDHILDAVELALANDATIVATHELATYLGWQGAKTIGINLGGSLKLPFGKVKMTQAFHSSAVVLDDQKQIVYMGMPGGFIIEIGGKTVYHAGDTGLFGDMKLIGERHDIDLAFLPIGDHFTMGPEDAVTAAEWVGADYVVPIHYDTFPPIQQDGDAFVAVLAEKDIRGKALKPGESVRL; encoded by the coding sequence ATGCTGGAAATCAAGTTTCACGGACATTCTTCCGTACAATTGACCGCAGACGGCCATTCCATCATGATCGACCCGTTCATCTCGGGCAATCCGCAGGCCGCGACCAAGCTGGCTGACATCAAGGTGCAGTACATCCTGCTGACGCACGGTCATCAGGACCACATTCTGGACGCAGTCGAACTGGCTTTGGCCAACGACGCGACCATCGTGGCGACGCACGAGCTGGCTACATACCTCGGCTGGCAAGGCGCGAAAACCATCGGAATCAATCTGGGCGGATCGCTCAAGCTGCCGTTTGGCAAAGTGAAAATGACCCAGGCGTTCCACAGTTCCGCTGTGGTGCTTGACGATCAAAAACAGATTGTGTACATGGGAATGCCGGGCGGATTCATTATCGAGATCGGTGGAAAAACGGTCTATCACGCCGGCGATACAGGATTGTTCGGCGATATGAAGCTGATTGGCGAGCGACATGACATCGACCTCGCTTTCCTGCCGATCGGCGACCATTTCACCATGGGACCGGAAGACGCGGTGACAGCGGCGGAATGGGTGGGAGCCGATTACGTCGTTCCGATCCACTACGATACGTTCCCGCCGATTCAGCAGGACGGAGATGCGTTTGTAGCAGTTTTGGCAGAAAAGGACATCCGGGGCAAGGCATTGAAGCCGGGAGAATCCGTACGCTTGTAG
- a CDS encoding sugar ABC transporter permease translates to MGNIAADRQGIRPKGRASWLIHLFPLPALVIYTLFVIYPIFSAFTYSLYEWEGLKRGVFAGWKNFATLFTVEPFQEMFWNSFGHNLLYFVVEMVVQNGTAFGLAFLIYRKIRGAGFLKMAYFMPRLLSVIVVGILWKLILHPNFGPLNTLLTKIGLGEWAKPWLGDPDTALLAIILVNCWFGAGFAMLIFLAGLQSIPEELIEAARLDGARGLGMLWKIILPLCMPSITIMTIFTFIQAFEAFELVYAMQGSMGEPFHSTDTLAVYFYRLAFSSAGGGDVAIGLGSALAVVLFVIVASVSAVSLRLMLKREVRH, encoded by the coding sequence GTGGGCAACATCGCGGCAGACAGGCAAGGGATAAGGCCAAAGGGGAGAGCGAGCTGGCTCATCCACCTGTTCCCCCTTCCGGCTTTGGTCATATACACGCTTTTTGTGATCTATCCGATTTTTTCGGCCTTTACGTACAGCCTGTATGAATGGGAAGGGCTCAAGCGCGGCGTTTTTGCCGGATGGAAGAACTTTGCGACCTTGTTTACAGTCGAGCCCTTTCAGGAAATGTTCTGGAATTCCTTCGGCCACAATCTCTTGTACTTCGTCGTGGAGATGGTTGTACAAAACGGCACCGCATTCGGGCTGGCGTTTCTCATTTACCGCAAGATACGCGGCGCGGGCTTTTTGAAGATGGCGTACTTCATGCCCCGGCTCCTCTCCGTGATTGTAGTTGGGATTTTATGGAAATTAATCCTTCATCCGAACTTCGGTCCCCTGAACACCCTGTTGACCAAGATCGGACTGGGGGAGTGGGCCAAGCCGTGGCTGGGAGACCCGGATACGGCTCTGCTCGCCATTATCCTGGTCAATTGCTGGTTTGGCGCCGGATTTGCCATGCTGATCTTCCTCGCGGGCCTGCAGTCGATCCCCGAGGAACTGATCGAAGCGGCGAGACTGGATGGAGCACGCGGCCTGGGCATGCTGTGGAAAATCATCCTGCCGCTGTGCATGCCGTCGATTACGATCATGACGATCTTTACGTTCATTCAGGCGTTCGAAGCATTCGAGCTGGTGTACGCCATGCAGGGATCGATGGGCGAACCGTTCCATTCGACCGATACGCTGGCGGTGTACTTCTACCGGCTGGCGTTCAGCAGCGCGGGCGGCGGAGACGTGGCAATCGGACTTGGCTCGGCTCTGGCTGTGGTGCTGTTTGTCATCGTGGCGTCTGTATCGGCGGTATCGTTGCGTCTCATGCTGAAACGGGAAGTGCGGCACTAG
- a CDS encoding MurR/RpiR family transcriptional regulator, whose protein sequence is MLNGGLVSLQEILDELKPSERKVAQFILAHPEDVVKLSVQKLAELSGVSEATIIRLARSLNMKGYQELKLRIAGDLNKQTAAVGSYQEIMMEGSVESIMQAVSWNNVQSIQDTLSVLSSEEVKHAAAALSRARKIDVYGVGASAVIADDLKQKLSRINLWCEAYSDFHAQLTSAVNLTSQDVAFGISYSGQTEDIIQSLTEAKQQGATIISLTKFGSSPVADLANIRLFTSSVEKSVRSGAMASRIAQLNVIDILFITMVSRKQEEVIPLLEKTRVAVSRTKRSST, encoded by the coding sequence ATGCTAAATGGAGGTCTTGTCAGTCTGCAAGAGATTTTGGACGAGTTGAAGCCGTCCGAGCGTAAAGTAGCCCAGTTCATACTGGCTCATCCCGAAGATGTGGTAAAGCTGTCCGTACAGAAATTGGCGGAGCTGAGCGGTGTGTCCGAAGCGACGATCATCCGCCTGGCCCGTTCCTTGAATATGAAAGGCTATCAGGAGTTGAAGCTGCGCATCGCCGGTGATCTGAACAAACAGACGGCGGCGGTCGGCAGCTATCAGGAAATCATGATGGAGGGCTCAGTCGAGTCGATCATGCAGGCGGTCAGCTGGAATAATGTCCAGTCGATTCAGGATACGCTGTCCGTCTTGTCCAGCGAGGAAGTGAAGCACGCCGCCGCCGCCCTGTCAAGGGCACGGAAGATCGACGTGTACGGAGTAGGGGCTTCCGCCGTGATCGCGGACGACCTGAAGCAAAAGCTTTCGCGCATCAATTTGTGGTGCGAAGCGTACTCCGACTTTCACGCGCAATTGACATCCGCTGTCAACTTGACGTCGCAGGATGTCGCGTTTGGCATCTCCTACTCGGGACAGACGGAGGACATCATCCAGTCGCTGACGGAAGCGAAGCAGCAAGGAGCGACGATCATCAGCCTGACGAAGTTCGGCTCATCGCCGGTAGCCGATCTGGCGAACATCCGCCTGTTTACCAGCTCGGTGGAAAAAAGCGTGCGAAGCGGTGCGATGGCGTCGCGGATCGCTCAATTGAACGTAATCGACATCTTGTTCATCACGATGGTCAGCCGAAAGCAGGAAGAAGTGATCCCGCTGCTGGAAAAAACGAGAGTGGCAGTGAGCCGGACCAAGCGCTCATCCACTTGA
- a CDS encoding serine hydrolase domain-containing protein: MDDVRELLQGWVKKGLLTGVSLRVVAGSDICFSCDAGTTSVDGGLPVTRDTMFDLASLTKVTATLPALLLLLQEGKIRSDDPIGVYFPGCPSDKQSLTIAQLLTHTSGLPADLAERRRDQTLALPDLLYEQKLLHEPGTQVVYSDLGMIWLGMLVEAVTGERLDEFACRRIFAPLGMNQTCYCPNNRGFQNIAQTEFCALTGRYISGEVHDEKAFAMGGVAGHAGLFATADDLCTYALSWMHDDRAIIEKEWRQRASGCRTGPGIERRGYGWQCNDVSGQLSCGTGFHPDSYGHTGFTGTSIWIDPVHQWAVVFLTNAVHLGRDHRLRQLRPLIHDAVTAHLYQSLTS, encoded by the coding sequence ATGGACGATGTGCGTGAACTTTTGCAAGGATGGGTCAAAAAAGGCCTGTTGACTGGTGTCTCGTTGCGGGTGGTGGCGGGAAGCGATATTTGCTTCTCCTGCGACGCGGGAACGACGAGCGTAGACGGTGGCCTGCCGGTTACGCGGGACACGATGTTCGACCTGGCTTCCCTGACAAAAGTGACCGCGACATTGCCAGCCCTTTTACTGCTTTTGCAGGAGGGGAAAATCAGGTCGGACGATCCGATCGGGGTCTACTTTCCGGGCTGCCCCTCTGACAAGCAGTCCCTTACAATTGCCCAGCTGCTGACCCACACGTCCGGACTTCCGGCCGACCTGGCGGAACGCAGGCGCGACCAGACACTCGCCTTGCCTGATCTGCTGTATGAGCAGAAGCTGCTGCACGAGCCTGGCACACAGGTGGTGTATAGCGATCTCGGAATGATCTGGCTGGGAATGTTGGTGGAAGCAGTGACGGGAGAACGGCTGGACGAATTCGCCTGTCGGCGGATATTCGCCCCGTTAGGGATGAATCAAACCTGTTATTGTCCGAATAATCGCGGTTTTCAAAACATAGCGCAAACCGAGTTTTGTGCCCTCACCGGCCGCTACATCTCAGGGGAAGTCCACGACGAGAAGGCTTTTGCCATGGGGGGAGTCGCCGGTCACGCCGGACTGTTCGCGACTGCCGATGATTTGTGCACCTACGCGCTGAGCTGGATGCACGACGATCGCGCTATTATTGAAAAGGAATGGCGGCAGCGGGCATCTGGCTGCAGGACGGGTCCGGGAATCGAGCGGAGAGGATACGGGTGGCAGTGCAACGATGTCAGCGGCCAACTGAGCTGCGGCACTGGCTTTCACCCGGACAGCTACGGCCATACCGGCTTTACAGGCACGAGCATCTGGATCGATCCCGTTCACCAGTGGGCCGTCGTATTCCTCACCAACGCCGTGCATCTGGGACGCGACCATCGATTGCGGCAGCTGCGGCCACTGATTCACGACGCAGTCACAGCTCATCTTTACCAGAGCTTGACTTCATAG
- a CDS encoding extracellular solute-binding protein, giving the protein MRKFRFHAVASVLLTAALALAGCSGGGGETASPSGDAGKSPSGGQGGGEQQVTLSMHSWRVEDTEGYKKLIAAFEAKNPNIKIEFKPFKATEYNTILSTALQSDSGPDLLQLRPYAPGISLATAGYLEPLDNVPGIQNFPKNVTAASTGKDGKVYGMPLSLSTTQFYYNKKIFEENGLKEPKSWDELIATAKALKEKGIVPISFGAKEGWLLSLSNGVIAPASFGDGYVEKLLKGESDLKSPEYLKSVQRMQELIPYFPENYVGLDQNDMRTLFATEKAAMYINGSFELEGIRKLNPNLQLDFFPMPTDDGKQVITTWVDGSYAVNAKSKHKQEALKFLEFMATKEFAETFAKQFHSISAMPGVKTDDPLVDKMAELSQSSSVPYLMVIHFAQGNPTTKQVLENSLQGMYLGKLTPEQVVEEVQKSAATWFEPFKK; this is encoded by the coding sequence ATGAGAAAGTTTCGGTTTCATGCAGTGGCTTCCGTCCTGTTGACGGCGGCCTTGGCGTTGGCCGGATGCAGTGGAGGAGGGGGAGAGACCGCGAGTCCGTCCGGCGATGCGGGGAAAAGCCCAAGCGGCGGCCAGGGCGGAGGCGAGCAGCAGGTCACATTGTCCATGCACAGCTGGCGCGTGGAAGACACGGAGGGGTACAAAAAGCTCATCGCAGCATTCGAGGCGAAAAATCCGAACATCAAGATCGAATTCAAGCCGTTCAAGGCCACGGAGTACAACACCATTCTGAGCACGGCCCTGCAGAGCGACAGCGGACCGGACCTCTTGCAGCTGCGCCCGTACGCTCCCGGCATCTCCCTGGCGACAGCAGGCTATCTGGAGCCGCTCGACAACGTTCCTGGTATTCAGAACTTTCCGAAAAACGTGACTGCCGCATCGACCGGCAAAGACGGCAAGGTGTACGGCATGCCGCTTTCGCTCAGCACCACGCAGTTTTACTACAACAAAAAAATCTTCGAAGAAAATGGCTTGAAGGAGCCGAAAAGCTGGGATGAATTGATTGCTACTGCAAAGGCATTGAAAGAGAAAGGCATCGTGCCCATCTCCTTCGGGGCAAAAGAAGGCTGGCTGCTCTCCCTGAGCAACGGTGTGATCGCGCCGGCGAGCTTTGGGGACGGGTATGTCGAAAAGCTCCTGAAGGGTGAGAGCGACCTGAAGAGCCCTGAATATCTGAAATCCGTCCAGCGCATGCAAGAACTCATCCCTTATTTCCCGGAAAATTATGTGGGCCTGGATCAGAACGACATGAGGACGTTGTTCGCGACGGAAAAGGCCGCGATGTACATCAACGGAAGCTTTGAGCTGGAAGGGATCCGGAAGCTGAATCCGAACTTGCAGCTCGATTTCTTCCCGATGCCGACGGACGACGGCAAGCAGGTCATCACGACATGGGTAGACGGCTCGTACGCGGTAAACGCCAAATCGAAGCACAAGCAGGAGGCACTGAAGTTCCTCGAATTCATGGCGACCAAGGAGTTTGCCGAGACGTTTGCCAAGCAGTTTCACAGCATCAGCGCCATGCCGGGTGTGAAAACAGACGATCCGCTCGTGGATAAAATGGCGGAGCTGTCCCAATCCAGCTCGGTTCCTTACCTCATGGTCATTCACTTCGCACAGGGGAACCCGACGACCAAGCAAGTGCTGGAGAATTCGCTGCAAGGCATGTACCTGGGCAAGCTGACGCCCGAGCAGGTCGTGGAGGAAGTGCAGAAATCGGCGGCGACGTGGTTCGAGCCATTCAAAAAGTAG